Below is a window of Mycolicibacterium rhodesiae NBB3 DNA.
GGCAATCCGCGCGCGGTGACTTCAACTACGTCGCCTAGTAGTGAGTGCATGGTGGATTAGAGTGGCTTTTTCGGCGACCGATAACCGATGTCAAAGCGCATGGTCTCGCATCGCGGTGAGCCCGGCATAGCGTTGGCGGATCCCCATCGTCATGGTGTCGGAGTGGCGCCCAGCACCCGTGCGATGTCGGGCTTCATCTGCTGCAGCTGCTGACCCCAGTACTCCCAGCTGTGCGTACCGGCCTGCGGGAAGTTGAACACGCCGTTCTTGCCGCCCGCGGCGATGTAGTTCTCCTGGAACGTCTTGTTCGTCCGCAGCGTGAAGCCCTCCAGGAACTTCGCGTTGAAGTTGTCGCCTGCCGCGACGCCGGTACCGGTGATGTCGGCGGGCTTGCCGTTGCCGGCGAAGACCCAAATGCGGGTGCCGTTGGCGACGAGCTGGCCGATGTTGACCATCGGGTCGTTGCGCTTCCACGCCGGGTCGCTCGACTCTCCCCACATATCCTTGGACTTGTAGCCGCCCGCGTCGCCCATCGACATGCCGACCAGCATCGGCCACCAGCCCTCGGAGAGGTTCAGGAAGCCTGACAGCGATGCCGCGTACTGGAACTGCTGCGGGTAGTAGATCGCCAGGGTCAGCGCGGACGAGCCGGCCATCGACAGGCCCACCGCCGCGTTGCGGTTTGGGTTGACGCCCTTGTTGGCCGCGAGGTAGCTCGGCAGCTCGGAGGTGAGGAAGGTCTCCCACTTGTAGGTGGAGCAGCCTGCCTTGCCGCATGCCGGTGAATACCAGTCGCTGTAGAAGCTGGACTGGCCGCCGACCGGCATGATCAATGAGAGGCCCGAGTCGAGGTACCACTCGAAGGCCGCGGTGTTGATGTCCCAGCCGCTGAAGTCCTCCTGGGCACGAAGGCCGTCGAGCAGATAGACGCCCGGGGAGTTGGGGCCGCCGCTTTGGAACTGAACCTTGATGTCGCGTCCCATCCCCGCTGACGGAACCATGAGATATTCGACCGGCAGACCGGGACGAGAAAACGCCCGCGCGGTTGCAGTGCCAAGGACGGTCATCGTGGTCAGCAGCAGAACCGCCACTGATGCCACCAACACGCGACGCGATACAGCCAGGCTCAACGCTTCCACAAGGTCCCCTTATCAGTTCGCATTCGAAGCGCCCAATAATAACTACTATGGCCAATAGTACTAAACTGGTGCGGACTGCACGCAAGCCGGCACCGATGACGCCGCCGCGAGCCCGGCGGGCTGGCTCGAGCCGCGCCTGTAAAGCG
It encodes the following:
- a CDS encoding esterase family protein; translation: MEALSLAVSRRVLVASVAVLLLTTMTVLGTATARAFSRPGLPVEYLMVPSAGMGRDIKVQFQSGGPNSPGVYLLDGLRAQEDFSGWDINTAAFEWYLDSGLSLIMPVGGQSSFYSDWYSPACGKAGCSTYKWETFLTSELPSYLAANKGVNPNRNAAVGLSMAGSSALTLAIYYPQQFQYAASLSGFLNLSEGWWPMLVGMSMGDAGGYKSKDMWGESSDPAWKRNDPMVNIGQLVANGTRIWVFAGNGKPADITGTGVAAGDNFNAKFLEGFTLRTNKTFQENYIAAGGKNGVFNFPQAGTHSWEYWGQQLQQMKPDIARVLGATPTP